GGTGACAGCGCTTCGTGGCCAGCTCGAGGGCCAGGGCCTCGACGCCCTCACCTACATCGGCACCGATGCCATGGATGCCACCGGTATCCAGGTCGAGGCGAACAACGAGGGCATTGCCCACACGCCCCATACCAGCATCAGACCAGGTGATCCGATCGACACGTTGTTGGCCGGCTACGAGGCTTCCCGGGGTGAGGCGCTCGAGAGCCGGGGCTTCATGGCCCTGTATGTCGACTCGTTGTTCCTGGGCATCCGGGCCATGTTGGACTGTGGCTGCGACGAGCCTGCTGATATCGGTGAGGCCGTGAAGCAGATCTCTGGCTTCCAGGGGCTGTCAGGTGAGATCACCTATGCCGGCACCAACGGCATCCCGGCCAAGGCGGTCCCGATCAACCGGATCGTCAACGGTGAGGACGTTCTCGTCGCCACGATGGGTGGCTGATGTTTGATGCTCGAGGTGTCGGGTCTGACAACCAAATATGGTGAGATCTCGGCACTGAGAGAAGCAGGCCTGCATGTCGGGTCCGGTGAGGTCGTAGGCCTCATCGGACCCAACGGTGCTGGCAAGACGACGTTGCTGAACTCCATCGCCGGGCTCCTGACGCCCAGCGAGGGCAGCGTGACGTTTGAAGGCGAGGACATCACCGGTCGTCCACCTGAGGACCTGGTGAGGCTGGGGCTGGCCCTGGTGCCTGAGCACCGCCGGGTATTCGTGGATCTGACGGCGGAGGAGAACCTGAAGATCGGCGGGGTCACGACTGCCGGCGCCGATCGGGCCGAACTGCTCGAGGAGATGGGCGAACGGTTTCCGATGCTGCGCGACAAGTGGACGACCCCGGCCGGCTACCTCTCCGGTGGCGAGGCGCAGCAGTTGGCCATTGCCCGTGCCCTCATGTCGGAACCCCGGCTGCTCATGATGGACGAGCCCTCCTTGGGCCTGGCCCCGATTCTCGTGGACGTGGTATTCGACCTCATCGAATCGCTCCGGGCGCAGGGTCGCACGCTGCTCGTCGTGGAGCAGAACGCAACGCGCATGCTCGACCTGGCTGATCGCGCGTACGTGCTGCGTAGTGGCGAGGTCGTCGCTGAAGGTACCGGTGCGGAGCTGCGTGGAAACAAGGACCTATTCGACACCTTCGTCGGCAACTGAGCAATGGCCGAGCTGCTCCAGAACCTCATAGACGGACTTGGACGCGGCAGCATCTACGCCCTGCTGGCGCTCGGAGTGGCGGTGATCTTCGGCGTCATGCACCTGCTCAATTTTGCCCATGGCGAGTTGATAACGGTCTCGGGCTATGCAGCGTTCTGGGCCATCAATGCCGGCTGGTCCTGGTACCTGACCGTGCCGCTCATCGTGGTCGTCTCCGTCGCGACGTCACTGGTCATCGAGCGCATCGCCTTCAGCCGGGTGCGCGGCGCAGACGACTTCACCCTGCTCCTCACTTCGTTCGGCGTGCACTTCGTCGTCTCAGCCGTGTTCCTCCTGTACGTGTCGGCGTCGTTCAAGACCTTCGCCCGCCCGGGCTGGGTCACCGACACCTACTCGGTGGGCTCGTTGCGGGTAGAGGTATTCGACACGGTCGTCATCGCGGTAACAGTCGTGGCCCTGATTGCCACCACCCTGCTCCTGCAGCGAACCATGTTCGGCCTGGCGCTGCGGGCCGCAGCGGCCGATTTCGATACCGCCCGGCTGATGGGCGTCCGTTCAGACTCCGTGATCCGTGGCGCCTTCGCCCTGTCGGGTGTGCTGGCCGGGATAGCAGGGGTGTTCTGGCTGATGCGGGCCGGTAGCACTTTTCCGACCGCCGGGATCAATCCCATGCTCAAGGGAGTGCTCGCTGCGCTCATCGGTGGCCTGGGGAGCCTTCGCGGTGCGGTACTGGGGGGATTCGCCCTGGGCCTGGCCGAGGTGCTGCTGCGCTCCCGCCTGCCCGACTCGGTGGCCAGCCTCACCGAGGGGGTCGTCTTCTTGCTCATCGCGCTGCTGTTCATCTTTCGGCCCCAGGGCCTGGTCGCCGTTGCGCACGCCGAGAGGGTCTGATGTTCCCCGACCTCCGCCGCGACGTCCTGTACCCCATCGTCGGCGGTGTCGTCCTGTTCGCCCTGTTCGTCGGGTTCGGGCTGGTGTACCAGGGCCAACTCGGAGGGGCGGAACGCCTGGTCACCTTCGCCCTGATCGACGCCGTCATCGTGCTGGGGATCCAGATCTATGTGGGGAATACGGGCATCCTGTCGTTCGGCCATATCGGCTTCGGGGCCATTGCCGGCTATGCCTTCGCCCTGTCCGCGATCTCGCCAGCGGAGAAGGCGAAGCGGATCTCGGACGCTCCGTTCGGACTCGCCGATGTGCAGCTGAGTCCGTGGTTGGCTGTCGGGGTTGCCGTGGCCGCGACCCTCGTCGTGGCTTTCGTCGTCGGAGTCGGGCTGGCCCGGTCCGGAGCCGAGTCTGGCGCGGTCTCTGCCACGGTCATCACCCTCGCACTGCTCTTCGTGACCCACGAAGTGGCCCGGAACTGGCCCGACCTCACCGGTGGCGACCGGGCGGGTCTCTCGTTCCGCATAGGTGGCACGCTTGACAGCAGGGTTCCGATCTACGTCGCTCTCCTGGTCACCATCGTGATCGCACGGTTGTACGCGCAGAGCAGGAGCGGGCGCCTAGCGGTGGCCGCCCGTGAGGACAACCTGGCGTCGCGAGCCATGGGCGTGAACCCGCTCGTCCAGCAGATGGTGGCCCTGCTGATATCGGTAGCCGTGGTCAGCGTCGGTGCGAGCCTTCGGGTGTACGAGAAGGGCTCGATTCTTCCCGGCGACCTCTTCTTCAACCTCACGTTGGTGACGCTGGTGATGCTCATCGTCGGTGGCCGTCGCAGCGTCACAGGGACACTGCTCGGGGTCGCGGTCATCACCGCGGGTCGGGAACTCGCCCGTCGCCTCGGTCAGGATGGCTTCGAGGTGTTCGGTATCGGTCTCGACGACGCGCCGCTGGACTGGATCTTCCGGGAGAACCTCAAGTCGGTGTTCCTCGGCGTTTCCATGCTCGGCTTCATGATCTGGCGCCCTTCGGGTCTGCTCGACGACTGGGAACTCGACAGGTGGCTCCACGCAAGGTCCGCTCGCAGCAGCGAACCGCCGACGGACCCGCTGCCGATCCTGGAACCGGATGACTCGACCCCGTTGGTGGTCGAAGGCGTCAACGTGACGTTCGGAGGCTTCCGGGCGCTGACGGATGTGGGAATCGAGGCGAGGAAGAGCGAGGTGGTCGGGATAATCGGCCCCAATGGTGCGGGTAAGACCACCCTCCTTAACGTCATCACCGGGTTGGTGGAATCCAGCTCAGGGAGCGTGGTCCTCGGCGGCGCCGATCTCACGTCGGCTCCGTCGTTCGAGATCGCCCGTAGTGGGTTGGTGCGAACCTTCCAGAACCTCCGCCTCTTCACTGCTCTCACGGTGCGGGAGAACGTGGAGGTCTCAGCCCTGGTGGCAGCGACCAGCCGTCGACACCAACCGTCCCCCGATGTCGACGGCCTGCTGGCCGCCGCCGGCCTCTGGGAGCACCGCGACCGGCGGGCCCGAGAACTCGACTACGGCACCTCGCGCCGCCTCGAACTCGCCCGCGCTACGGCCATGGCACCCGCGTACCTGCTGCTGGACGAGCCGACCTCGGGGATGAGCGACTCCGAGTCGCTGTTGATGATCGAACAGGTGAGGCGAATGGCCGGTCTTGTGGGCGCAGGTGTGGTCGTCATCGACCATGACCTGAACTTCATCATCGGGATATGCGATCGCATCTACTGCCTTGACTGTGGGGAGGTCATAGCCCATGGCAGTCCGGCGGAGATCCAGGCTGACCCGATTGTCCAGGCGGCATACCTGGGTGCGGCCGCACAGGCCTGAGCCCCACCGGCGGGAGGGTGGCGGGTAGCCAGCAGGTCAGGAAGCCCCTTAGGCGTTCGTTGCCGAAGCTGCGACCAGCCAGGTGAAGAGCGGGTCACCGGGGCGACCGGGGAGCATCTCGGGATGCCACTGCACGGCCACGATGGGAAGCGATTCGTGCTCCAGGCCCTCGATCGAGGCGTCCTCGGCGA
This region of Acidimicrobiales bacterium genomic DNA includes:
- a CDS encoding ABC transporter ATP-binding protein, with the protein product MSGLTTKYGEISALREAGLHVGSGEVVGLIGPNGAGKTTLLNSIAGLLTPSEGSVTFEGEDITGRPPEDLVRLGLALVPEHRRVFVDLTAEENLKIGGVTTAGADRAELLEEMGERFPMLRDKWTTPAGYLSGGEAQQLAIARALMSEPRLLMMDEPSLGLAPILVDVVFDLIESLRAQGRTLLVVEQNATRMLDLADRAYVLRSGEVVAEGTGAELRGNKDLFDTFVGN
- a CDS encoding branched-chain amino acid ABC transporter permease; translated protein: MAELLQNLIDGLGRGSIYALLALGVAVIFGVMHLLNFAHGELITVSGYAAFWAINAGWSWYLTVPLIVVVSVATSLVIERIAFSRVRGADDFTLLLTSFGVHFVVSAVFLLYVSASFKTFARPGWVTDTYSVGSLRVEVFDTVVIAVTVVALIATTLLLQRTMFGLALRAAAADFDTARLMGVRSDSVIRGAFALSGVLAGIAGVFWLMRAGSTFPTAGINPMLKGVLAALIGGLGSLRGAVLGGFALGLAEVLLRSRLPDSVASLTEGVVFLLIALLFIFRPQGLVAVAHAERV
- a CDS encoding branched-chain amino acid ABC transporter ATP-binding protein/permease → MFPDLRRDVLYPIVGGVVLFALFVGFGLVYQGQLGGAERLVTFALIDAVIVLGIQIYVGNTGILSFGHIGFGAIAGYAFALSAISPAEKAKRISDAPFGLADVQLSPWLAVGVAVAATLVVAFVVGVGLARSGAESGAVSATVITLALLFVTHEVARNWPDLTGGDRAGLSFRIGGTLDSRVPIYVALLVTIVIARLYAQSRSGRLAVAAREDNLASRAMGVNPLVQQMVALLISVAVVSVGASLRVYEKGSILPGDLFFNLTLVTLVMLIVGGRRSVTGTLLGVAVITAGRELARRLGQDGFEVFGIGLDDAPLDWIFRENLKSVFLGVSMLGFMIWRPSGLLDDWELDRWLHARSARSSEPPTDPLPILEPDDSTPLVVEGVNVTFGGFRALTDVGIEARKSEVVGIIGPNGAGKTTLLNVITGLVESSSGSVVLGGADLTSAPSFEIARSGLVRTFQNLRLFTALTVRENVEVSALVAATSRRHQPSPDVDGLLAAAGLWEHRDRRARELDYGTSRRLELARATAMAPAYLLLDEPTSGMSDSESLLMIEQVRRMAGLVGAGVVVIDHDLNFIIGICDRIYCLDCGEVIAHGSPAEIQADPIVQAAYLGAAAQA